In the genome of Candoia aspera isolate rCanAsp1 chromosome 1, rCanAsp1.hap2, whole genome shotgun sequence, one region contains:
- the LCT gene encoding lactase/phlorizin hydrolase isoform X2 — MELVSKVCLALLFPFSCFGEDRNFGHGQRLIFIAGPLSNELVDTLNFQSGHMGEPTFYSVEPQPNYICDQPSLASLSSHFAKLHATGVTHFKVVLPWTHVLPEMNAQKPNKTNVECYKQLLRTLRSADLKPILILHQLGLSKYLGTQLGSSTFTDLFAEYADFSFGTFGELVDTWITFSQLPEITKELPLAGPKAFPLQLLVSAHQKAYKIYHEKYSFEDGTVSISLDLSDNGLVLPESLTASVWASIDFVSLSLRYNCKTEAGIEKMLNEIKHLIDDKDVLFFHLNFTECSSVQENLLTTVASIFSAMYEAQAQVKGYDVNSFLEDLAVPETSSHKDSAIQSKQKEDPTRAETPLSNYQKIWEKFANQSELERDSFLTDTFPSGFLWGTSTGSFNVEGAWAEDGKGESIWDRYGHQGHIHKNQTADVASDSYRKTEYDVYLLRGLHPKIYKFSISWPRIFANGDNSSLNPQGVNYYNKLIDSLLDSGIEPMVTLFHWDLPQVLQDFGGWQNESIIDAFANYAAFCFATFGDRVKLWVTFHEPWVISYAGYGTGQHPPGIFSPGTASYQVAHVILKAHAQAWHVYNGQYRPQQQGKVGIVLNSDWAEPKTPRLPQDLKAAERYLQFMLGWFAHPIYVNGDYPEILKSQIEETNKQCSAAIAKLPTFTSEEKKLVKGTADFFGLSHYTSRLVGVLANQTCTPDYEIIGGFSQDVDPSWPKTAAPWLYVVPWGLRRLLQFVSEEYTKTRIPIYIAANGAPTHEGADLINDTARLDYYRLYINEALKAVKQDGVDVRSYIARSLIDGFEGISGYSQKFGLHNVNFEDANRQRTPRKSAYFFSSVIEDNGFPNTSMRKYIQPFRKDISMTSRLPSLSASEVPSKAKIVWEKFSDQTKFERDQYFYSTFSKDFLWGVSTSAYQIEGGWDADGKGPSIWDNFAHKSGKIKNNDTGDVASDSYNKVDEDLYLLRALKVNSYRFSFSWPRIFPDGRNQSINSYGIDYYNRLINGLLAVNITPVVTLYHWDLPQALQDIGGWANPKLIELFNSYADFCFQTFGDRVKFWITFNDPVTISWLGYDTGVHPPSVKDNPGDALYKVSHTIVKAHARVYHTYDQKYKKSQKGVISISLNIDWVELKTPGNPRNVEAADRFLQFTGGWFAHPIFKNGDYPDAMKWVVGNRTELQKLPASRLPVFTEEEKKYIRGTADVFCLNHYTTNIIKHKTTKLKPFSYESDQEQVLERNPSWPTTALANMRAVPWGLRRLLNWIKEEYGNPPIYITENGVGIKTKSDVDDNKRNFYYKSYIDEALKAYKLDGVNLQGYFAWSLMDTFEWLHGYEPRFGLHQVDFENPNRPRTPKRSAIYYSEIIRSNGFPLSKEDEFLYGEFPKNFYWSVATAAYQIEGAWRADGKGLSIWDQFAHTPLKIDNDENGDTACDSYHKIEADLTALKDIKVTHYRFSISWSRILPDGTTKHINEAGLKYYERLVDALLAASIQPQVTLYHWDLPQALQNIGGWENETIVQKFKDYADLIFQRLGDKVKFWITLNEPYVIANLGHGYGVSAPGISGRPGRAPYIVGHNLIKAHAEVWHLYNETYRPKQGGLISLSISVEWAEPKNPYKQEDYDAAQRYIQFFAGWFAHPIFKTGDYSDLMKKRIKERSQGKSRLPEFTESEKQRIKGTYDFFGLNHYTTILASNLNFPAFVTSYDADRGVASIVDHSWLGSGSFWLKVTPFGFRRLLKWIKEEYNNPPIYVTENGISERTDTGLNDTWRIHYLKSYINEALKVVYDGVDLRGYTVWSLMDNFEWAVGFSERFGLYYTNYTDPNLSRIPKESSKYYSSIISCNGFPDPASGPHLCLEPQPQPTITNIEKVQFLGLDLTSPNAETALYILFVLCLLAMLGFAGVLYAYKK; from the exons ATGGAGCTAGTTTCTAAAGTATGTTtagctcttctctttcctttttcttgctttggagaagaccggaattttggtcatGGCCAAAGACTTATTTTCATTGCTGGCCCGCTTTCTAATGAGTTAGTAGATACGTTAAATTTCCAAAGTGGACATATGGGAGAACCTACATTTTATTCTGTAGAGCCTCAGCCAAATTATATTTGTGATCAACCTTCACTTGCTTCTTTGTCATCGCACTTTGCCAAACTCCATGCAACTGGTGTGACGCATTTTAAGGTGGTCTTGCCATGGACTCACGTCCTGCCAGAGATGAATGCTCAAAAACCCAACAAGACAAATGTGGAATGCTACAAACAACTTCTCAGAACTCTCAGATCTGCTGATCTTAAACCAATTTTAATTCTGCATCAGCTTGGTTTATCAAAGTATTTAGGCACCCAGCTTGGATCTTCAACTTTTACTGATCTTTTTGCTGAATATGCAGACTTTTCATTTGGGACTTTTGGTGAATTAGTGGACACCTGGATCACTTTCAGCCAGTTGCCTGAGATTACCAAGGAATTACCTCTTGCAGGTCCAAAAGCCTTTCCTCTACAACTACTAGTTTCAGCACATCAAAAAGCTTATAAAATCTACCATGAAAAATACTCATTTGAAG aTGGAACAGTATCCATTTCCTTGGACCTTAGTGATAATGGGCTGGTACTGCCAGAATCACTCACAGCTTCAGTTTGG GCCTCTATAGATTTTGTCTCTCTCAGCCTACGGTACAACTGTAAAACTGAAGCAGGTATTGAAAAGATGCTGAATGAAATAAAG CATCTCATAGATGATAAGGATGTTCTATTCTTCCATCTAAACTTCACTGAATGTTCTTCTGTTCAAGAAAACCTGCTTACAACAGTGGCTTccattttcagtg CCATGTATGAAGCCCAAGCCCAGGTGAAAGGCTATGATGTGAATTCCTTCTTAGAGGACTTAGCTGTTCCAGAAACAAg ctcccaCAAAGATTCAGCTATTCAATCAAAGCAGAAGGAAGACCCTACACGTGCTGAGACTCCACTTTCAAACTATCAAAAGATTTGGGAAAAATTTGCTAACCAATCTGAGCTGGAAAGAGACTCTTTTTTGACAGATACTTTTCCTAGTGGTTTTCTCTGGGGTACATCAACAGGATCCTTTAATGTTGAAGGAGCCTGGGCAGAAGATGGGAAAGGAGAGAGTATTTGGGACCGATATGGACATCAAGGCCATATCCATAAGAATCAAACAGCCGATGTTGCCAGTGATAGTTACCGCAAGACTGAATACGATGTTTATCTGCTTAGAGGCCTTCATCCAAAGATTTACAAATTTTCTATATCATGGCCTAGGATTTTTGCCAATGGAGATAACAGCAGCTTGAATCCCCAAGGAGTGAATTATTATAACAAACTCATTGACAGCTTGCTGGATTCTGGCATTGAACCCATGGTGACCTTGTTCCACTGGGACCTTCCACAAGTGCTGCAGGACTTTGGTGGTTGGCAGAATGAGAGCATCATTGATGCCTTTGCAAACTATGCAGCTTTCTGCTTCGCTACTTTTGGAGATCGGGTTAAACTCTGGGTTACCTTCCATGAACCCTGGGTCATTAGCTATGCTGGCTATGGTACAGGGCAGCATCCTCCAGGAATTTTCAGTCCAGGCACAGCATCCTATCAG GTGGCTCATGTGATCCTCAAGGCACATGCTCAAGCTTGGCATGTTTACAATGGGCAGTATCGTCCCCAACAGCAGGGGAAGGTGGGCATAGTGTTGAACTCTGACTGGGCTGAACCCAagactcccagacttccccaggaTTTGAAAGCAGCTGAGCGCTACTTGCAATTCATGTTGGGCTGGTTTGCTCACCCAATATATGTTAATGGGGATTATCCAGAGATCCTGAAATCCCAGATTGAGGAGACCAACAAGCAGTGCTCTGCTGCCATTGCCAAGCTCCCTACATTCACCAGTGAAGAGAAGAAGCTGGTGAAAGGAACAGCTGACTTCTTTGGCCTTTCTCATTATACTTCCAGACTTGTTGGTGTTTTGGCTAACCAAACCTGTACTCCAGACTACGAGATTATTGGAGGCTTTTCCCAGGATGTGGATCCTTCTTGGCCAAAGACAGCAGCACCTTGGCTTTATGTAGTGCCATGGGGGTTGAGGAGATTGTTGCAGTTTGTGTCTGAAGAATACACAAAGACAAGAATTCCCATTTACATAGCGGCAAACGGAGCACCCACCCATGAAGGAGCTGATTTGATCAATGATACCGCAAGGCTGGATTACTACCGTCTCTATATCAATGAGGCTTTAAAAG CTGTAAAGCAAGATGGTGTGGATGTTCGGTCATATATTGCCCGATCACTGATTGATGGCTTTGAAGGCATTTCAGGCTATAGTCAAAAATTTGGCCTTCATAATGTGAATTTTGAAGATGCCAATAGACAAAGGACCCCAAGAAAATCTGCATATTTCTTCTCTTCTGTGATAGAAGATAATGGATTTCCTAATACAAGCATGAGAAAATATATCCAGCCATTCAGAAAGGATATTTCCATGACCTCAAGGCTGCCTAGTTTGTCAGCATCTGAAGTCCCCTCAAAGGCAAAGATAGTTTGGGAAAAATTTTCTGACCAGACTAAGTTTGAAAGAGACCAGTATTTTTACAGCACTTTCTCAAAAGATTTTCTGTGGGGTGTTTCCACTTCTGCCTATCAGATTGAAGGAGGCTGGGATGCAGATGGAAAAGGACCCAGCATATGGGATAACTTTGCCCATAAGTCCGGAAAAATTAAGAACAATGATACTGGAGATGTAGCTAGTGACAGCTACAATAAAGTAGATGAAGATCTTTATTTATTGAGAGCCTTAAAGGTGAACAGTTATCGCTTCTCTTTCTCATGGCCTCGAATTTTTCCGGATGgcagaaatcaatctataaaTAGTTATGGGATTGATTATTACAACCGATTAATTAATGGTTTACTGGCTGTAAATATTACACCAGTGGTCACTCTGTACCATTGGGATCTGCCTCAAGCTCTCCAAGACATTGGTGGGTGGGCAAACCCTAAACTGATTGAACTATTTAATAGTTATGCCGACTTCTGTTTTCAGACTTTTGGAGATAGGGTTAAGTTCTGGATTACTTTCAATGACCCTGTCACAATTTCATGGCTTGGCTACGATACAGGAGTCCATCCTCCAAGTGTCAAAGACAATCCAGGTGATGCCCTCTATAAGGTTAGTCATACAATAGTGAAGGCTCATGCCAGAGTATATCATACATACGACCAGAAGTATAAGAAGAGCCAGAAAGGTGTAATTTCCATAAGTCTCAACATTGATTGGGTTGAACTGAAGACACCAGGAAATCCCCGGAATGTAGAAGCAGCAGATCGTTTCCTACAGTTCACTGGGGGTTGGTTTGCACATCCAATTTTCAAAAATGGTGATTATCCAGATGCCATGAAATGGGTTGTGGGAAACAGGACTGAGCTGCAGAAACTGCCAGCCTCCCGTCTTCCGGTTTTcactgaagaagagaaaaaatatatccGGGGCACAGCCGATGTCTTCTGCTTGAACCATTATACCACCAACATCATAAAGCACAAGACCACCAAGTTGAAACCATTTTCTTATGAAAGTGACCAAGAACAAGTCCTGGAGAGAAACCCTTCCTGGCCAACCACAGCCCTGGCAAATATGCGAGCAGTGCCATGGGGACTTCGGAGGCTCCTAAACTGGATCAAGGAGGAATATGGCAACCCGCCTATTTACATTACTGAGAATGGAGTTGGAATAAAAACTAAGTCTGATGTTGATGACAACAAAAGGAACTTTTATTATAAAAGCTACATTGATGAAGCTTTGAAAG cCTATAAGCTGGATGGAGTAAATCTTCAAGGTTATTTTGCTTGGTCACTTATGGATACTTTTGAATGGCTGCACGGTTATGAACCAAGATTTGGCCTGCACCAGGTTGATTTTGAAAATCCAAACAGGCCTAGAACTCCAAAACGTTCCGCTATATATTATTCTGAAATCATACGCAGCAATGGGTTCCCGCTGTCAAAAGAGGATGAGTTCCTTTATGGAGAATTTCCCAAGAACTTCTATTGGAGTGTGGCCACAGCAGCATATCAG ATTGAAGGAGCTTGGAGAGCAGATGGAAAAGGCCTCAGCATTTGGGACCAGTTTGCTCACACGCCTTTGAAAATTGACAATGATGAAAATGGAGATACAGCTTGTGACAGCTACCACAAAATAGAGGCCGACTTGACTGCTCTGAAGGACATCAAGGTGACCCATTATCGTTTTTCAATCTCCTGGTCTCGCATTCTTCCAGATGGGACCACCAAGCATATCAATGAAGCTGGCCTGAAATATTATGAAAGACTTGTGGATGCCCTTCTTGCAGCCAGTATCCAACCTCAG GTAACCCTGTATCACTGGGATCTTCCTCAGGCCCTCCAAAACATTGGAGGGTGGGAAAATGAGACCATCGTTCAGAAATTTAAAGACTACGCAGACCTCATTTTTCAAAGATTGGGAGACAAGGTGAAATTTTGGATAACTTTAAATGAGCCTTATGTCATTGCCAATCTTGGTCATGGTTATGGAGTGTCCGCGCCAG GCATATCTGGGAGACCAGGCCGCGCCCCTTACATTGTGGGGCACAATTTGATCAAGGCACATGCAGAAGTGTGGCATCTCTACAATGAGACCTATCGTCCCAAACAAGGAGGATTGATCTCACTTTCCATCAGCGTAGAGTGGGCTGAACCAAAGAATCCTTACAAGCAGGAGGATTATGATGCTGCTCAGAGATATATTCAG TTTTTTGCTGGTTGGTTTGCTCATCCTATTTTCAAAACCGGTGATTATAGTGATCTGATGAAAAAGAGGATAAAAGAAAGAAGCCAGGGCAAATCACG GCTCCCTGAATTTACTGAAAGTGAAAAGCAAAGAATTAAAGGCACATATGACTTTTTTGGCTTGAATCATTATACCACAATCCTGGCATCCAACTTAAATTTTCCTGCTTTTGTAACATCCTACGATGCTGATAG AGGTGTTGCCTCCATAGTAGACCACAGCTGGCTGGGTTCTGGCTCCTTTTGGTTGAAAGTGACACCATTTGGCTTCAGAAGGCTCTTGAAATGGATCAAAGAAGAATACAACAATCCACCTATTTATGTGACTGAGAATGGGATTTCTGAACGTACAGACACAGGTTTAAATGATACCTGGCGCATACATTATTTAAAGAGTTACATCAATGAAGCGTTAAAAG TTGTATATGATGGTGTTGATCTCCGAGGCTATACTGTTTGGAGCTTGATGGACAATTTTGAATGGGCAGTGGGCTTCTCTGAAAGATTTGGGTTGTATTACACCAACTACACAGATCCCAATCTATCTAGAATTCCAAAGGAGTCTTCAAAGTATTACTCATCTATTATCAGCTGTAATGGCTTTCCAGATCCAGCCAGTGGACCTCATTTGTGTCTGGAGCCTCAGCCTCAGCCTACTATTACCA ATATCGAGAAGGTGCAATTTTTGGGACTGGACCTGACTTCACCTAATGCTGAAACAGCTCTTTATATTCTGTTTGTCCTATGCTTGTTGGCTATGCTAGGTTTTGCTGGTGTCCTCTATGCATATAAAAAGTAG
- the LCT gene encoding lactase/phlorizin hydrolase isoform X1, whose protein sequence is MELVSKVCLALLFPFSCFGEDRNFGHGQRLIFIAGPLSNELVDTLNFQSGHMGEPTFYSVEPQPNYICDQPSLASLSSHFAKLHATGVTHFKVVLPWTHVLPEMNAQKPNKTNVECYKQLLRTLRSADLKPILILHQLGLSKYLGTQLGSSTFTDLFAEYADFSFGTFGELVDTWITFSQLPEITKELPLAGPKAFPLQLLVSAHQKAYKIYHEKYSFEDGTVSISLDLSDNGLVLPESLTASVWASIDFVSLSLRYNCKTEAGIEKMLNEIKHLIDDKDVLFFHLNFTECSSVQENLLTTVASIFSAMYEAQAQVKGYDVNSFLEDLAVPETSSHKDSAIQSKQKEDPTRAETPLSNYQKIWEKFANQSELERDSFLTDTFPSGFLWGTSTGSFNVEGAWAEDGKGESIWDRYGHQGHIHKNQTADVASDSYRKTEYDVYLLRGLHPKIYKFSISWPRIFANGDNSSLNPQGVNYYNKLIDSLLDSGIEPMVTLFHWDLPQVLQDFGGWQNESIIDAFANYAAFCFATFGDRVKLWVTFHEPWVISYAGYGTGQHPPGIFSPGTASYQVAHVILKAHAQAWHVYNGQYRPQQQGKVGIVLNSDWAEPKTPRLPQDLKAAERYLQFMLGWFAHPIYVNGDYPEILKSQIEETNKQCSAAIAKLPTFTSEEKKLVKGTADFFGLSHYTSRLVGVLANQTCTPDYEIIGGFSQDVDPSWPKTAAPWLYVVPWGLRRLLQFVSEEYTKTRIPIYIAANGAPTHEGADLINDTARLDYYRLYINEALKAVKQDGVDVRSYIARSLIDGFEGISGYSQKFGLHNVNFEDANRQRTPRKSAYFFSSVIEDNGFPNTSMRKYIQPFRKDISMTSRLPSLSASEVPSKAKIVWEKFSDQTKFERDQYFYSTFSKDFLWGVSTSAYQIEGGWDADGKGPSIWDNFAHKSGKIKNNDTGDVASDSYNKVDEDLYLLRALKVNSYRFSFSWPRIFPDGRNQSINSYGIDYYNRLINGLLAVNITPVVTLYHWDLPQALQDIGGWANPKLIELFNSYADFCFQTFGDRVKFWITFNDPVTISWLGYDTGVHPPSVKDNPGDALYKVSHTIVKAHARVYHTYDQKYKKSQKGVISISLNIDWVELKTPGNPRNVEAADRFLQFTGGWFAHPIFKNGDYPDAMKWVVGNRTELQKLPASRLPVFTEEEKKYIRGTADVFCLNHYTTNIIKHKTTKLKPFSYESDQEQVLERNPSWPTTALANMRAVPWGLRRLLNWIKEEYGNPPIYITENGVGIKTKSDVDDNKRNFYYKSYIDEALKAYKLDGVNLQGYFAWSLMDTFEWLHGYEPRFGLHQVDFENPNRPRTPKRSAIYYSEIIRSNGFPLSKEDEFLYGEFPKNFYWSVATAAYQIEGAWRADGKGLSIWDQFAHTPLKIDNDENGDTACDSYHKIEADLTALKDIKVTHYRFSISWSRILPDGTTKHINEAGLKYYERLVDALLAASIQPQVTLYHWDLPQALQNIGGWENETIVQKFKDYADLIFQRLGDKVKFWITLNEPYVIANLGHGYGVSAPGISGRPGRAPYIVGHNLIKAHAEVWHLYNETYRPKQGGLISLSISVEWAEPKNPYKQEDYDAAQRYIQFFAGWFAHPIFKTGDYSDLMKKRIKERSQGKSRLPEFTESEKQRIKGTYDFFGLNHYTTILASNLNFPAFVTSYDADRGVASIVDHSWLGSGSFWLKVTPFGFRRLLKWIKEEYNNPPIYVTENGISERTDTGLNDTWRIHYLKSYINEALKGTWFSFHKQFSNPVNLSTFYFP, encoded by the exons ATGGAGCTAGTTTCTAAAGTATGTTtagctcttctctttcctttttcttgctttggagaagaccggaattttggtcatGGCCAAAGACTTATTTTCATTGCTGGCCCGCTTTCTAATGAGTTAGTAGATACGTTAAATTTCCAAAGTGGACATATGGGAGAACCTACATTTTATTCTGTAGAGCCTCAGCCAAATTATATTTGTGATCAACCTTCACTTGCTTCTTTGTCATCGCACTTTGCCAAACTCCATGCAACTGGTGTGACGCATTTTAAGGTGGTCTTGCCATGGACTCACGTCCTGCCAGAGATGAATGCTCAAAAACCCAACAAGACAAATGTGGAATGCTACAAACAACTTCTCAGAACTCTCAGATCTGCTGATCTTAAACCAATTTTAATTCTGCATCAGCTTGGTTTATCAAAGTATTTAGGCACCCAGCTTGGATCTTCAACTTTTACTGATCTTTTTGCTGAATATGCAGACTTTTCATTTGGGACTTTTGGTGAATTAGTGGACACCTGGATCACTTTCAGCCAGTTGCCTGAGATTACCAAGGAATTACCTCTTGCAGGTCCAAAAGCCTTTCCTCTACAACTACTAGTTTCAGCACATCAAAAAGCTTATAAAATCTACCATGAAAAATACTCATTTGAAG aTGGAACAGTATCCATTTCCTTGGACCTTAGTGATAATGGGCTGGTACTGCCAGAATCACTCACAGCTTCAGTTTGG GCCTCTATAGATTTTGTCTCTCTCAGCCTACGGTACAACTGTAAAACTGAAGCAGGTATTGAAAAGATGCTGAATGAAATAAAG CATCTCATAGATGATAAGGATGTTCTATTCTTCCATCTAAACTTCACTGAATGTTCTTCTGTTCAAGAAAACCTGCTTACAACAGTGGCTTccattttcagtg CCATGTATGAAGCCCAAGCCCAGGTGAAAGGCTATGATGTGAATTCCTTCTTAGAGGACTTAGCTGTTCCAGAAACAAg ctcccaCAAAGATTCAGCTATTCAATCAAAGCAGAAGGAAGACCCTACACGTGCTGAGACTCCACTTTCAAACTATCAAAAGATTTGGGAAAAATTTGCTAACCAATCTGAGCTGGAAAGAGACTCTTTTTTGACAGATACTTTTCCTAGTGGTTTTCTCTGGGGTACATCAACAGGATCCTTTAATGTTGAAGGAGCCTGGGCAGAAGATGGGAAAGGAGAGAGTATTTGGGACCGATATGGACATCAAGGCCATATCCATAAGAATCAAACAGCCGATGTTGCCAGTGATAGTTACCGCAAGACTGAATACGATGTTTATCTGCTTAGAGGCCTTCATCCAAAGATTTACAAATTTTCTATATCATGGCCTAGGATTTTTGCCAATGGAGATAACAGCAGCTTGAATCCCCAAGGAGTGAATTATTATAACAAACTCATTGACAGCTTGCTGGATTCTGGCATTGAACCCATGGTGACCTTGTTCCACTGGGACCTTCCACAAGTGCTGCAGGACTTTGGTGGTTGGCAGAATGAGAGCATCATTGATGCCTTTGCAAACTATGCAGCTTTCTGCTTCGCTACTTTTGGAGATCGGGTTAAACTCTGGGTTACCTTCCATGAACCCTGGGTCATTAGCTATGCTGGCTATGGTACAGGGCAGCATCCTCCAGGAATTTTCAGTCCAGGCACAGCATCCTATCAG GTGGCTCATGTGATCCTCAAGGCACATGCTCAAGCTTGGCATGTTTACAATGGGCAGTATCGTCCCCAACAGCAGGGGAAGGTGGGCATAGTGTTGAACTCTGACTGGGCTGAACCCAagactcccagacttccccaggaTTTGAAAGCAGCTGAGCGCTACTTGCAATTCATGTTGGGCTGGTTTGCTCACCCAATATATGTTAATGGGGATTATCCAGAGATCCTGAAATCCCAGATTGAGGAGACCAACAAGCAGTGCTCTGCTGCCATTGCCAAGCTCCCTACATTCACCAGTGAAGAGAAGAAGCTGGTGAAAGGAACAGCTGACTTCTTTGGCCTTTCTCATTATACTTCCAGACTTGTTGGTGTTTTGGCTAACCAAACCTGTACTCCAGACTACGAGATTATTGGAGGCTTTTCCCAGGATGTGGATCCTTCTTGGCCAAAGACAGCAGCACCTTGGCTTTATGTAGTGCCATGGGGGTTGAGGAGATTGTTGCAGTTTGTGTCTGAAGAATACACAAAGACAAGAATTCCCATTTACATAGCGGCAAACGGAGCACCCACCCATGAAGGAGCTGATTTGATCAATGATACCGCAAGGCTGGATTACTACCGTCTCTATATCAATGAGGCTTTAAAAG CTGTAAAGCAAGATGGTGTGGATGTTCGGTCATATATTGCCCGATCACTGATTGATGGCTTTGAAGGCATTTCAGGCTATAGTCAAAAATTTGGCCTTCATAATGTGAATTTTGAAGATGCCAATAGACAAAGGACCCCAAGAAAATCTGCATATTTCTTCTCTTCTGTGATAGAAGATAATGGATTTCCTAATACAAGCATGAGAAAATATATCCAGCCATTCAGAAAGGATATTTCCATGACCTCAAGGCTGCCTAGTTTGTCAGCATCTGAAGTCCCCTCAAAGGCAAAGATAGTTTGGGAAAAATTTTCTGACCAGACTAAGTTTGAAAGAGACCAGTATTTTTACAGCACTTTCTCAAAAGATTTTCTGTGGGGTGTTTCCACTTCTGCCTATCAGATTGAAGGAGGCTGGGATGCAGATGGAAAAGGACCCAGCATATGGGATAACTTTGCCCATAAGTCCGGAAAAATTAAGAACAATGATACTGGAGATGTAGCTAGTGACAGCTACAATAAAGTAGATGAAGATCTTTATTTATTGAGAGCCTTAAAGGTGAACAGTTATCGCTTCTCTTTCTCATGGCCTCGAATTTTTCCGGATGgcagaaatcaatctataaaTAGTTATGGGATTGATTATTACAACCGATTAATTAATGGTTTACTGGCTGTAAATATTACACCAGTGGTCACTCTGTACCATTGGGATCTGCCTCAAGCTCTCCAAGACATTGGTGGGTGGGCAAACCCTAAACTGATTGAACTATTTAATAGTTATGCCGACTTCTGTTTTCAGACTTTTGGAGATAGGGTTAAGTTCTGGATTACTTTCAATGACCCTGTCACAATTTCATGGCTTGGCTACGATACAGGAGTCCATCCTCCAAGTGTCAAAGACAATCCAGGTGATGCCCTCTATAAGGTTAGTCATACAATAGTGAAGGCTCATGCCAGAGTATATCATACATACGACCAGAAGTATAAGAAGAGCCAGAAAGGTGTAATTTCCATAAGTCTCAACATTGATTGGGTTGAACTGAAGACACCAGGAAATCCCCGGAATGTAGAAGCAGCAGATCGTTTCCTACAGTTCACTGGGGGTTGGTTTGCACATCCAATTTTCAAAAATGGTGATTATCCAGATGCCATGAAATGGGTTGTGGGAAACAGGACTGAGCTGCAGAAACTGCCAGCCTCCCGTCTTCCGGTTTTcactgaagaagagaaaaaatatatccGGGGCACAGCCGATGTCTTCTGCTTGAACCATTATACCACCAACATCATAAAGCACAAGACCACCAAGTTGAAACCATTTTCTTATGAAAGTGACCAAGAACAAGTCCTGGAGAGAAACCCTTCCTGGCCAACCACAGCCCTGGCAAATATGCGAGCAGTGCCATGGGGACTTCGGAGGCTCCTAAACTGGATCAAGGAGGAATATGGCAACCCGCCTATTTACATTACTGAGAATGGAGTTGGAATAAAAACTAAGTCTGATGTTGATGACAACAAAAGGAACTTTTATTATAAAAGCTACATTGATGAAGCTTTGAAAG cCTATAAGCTGGATGGAGTAAATCTTCAAGGTTATTTTGCTTGGTCACTTATGGATACTTTTGAATGGCTGCACGGTTATGAACCAAGATTTGGCCTGCACCAGGTTGATTTTGAAAATCCAAACAGGCCTAGAACTCCAAAACGTTCCGCTATATATTATTCTGAAATCATACGCAGCAATGGGTTCCCGCTGTCAAAAGAGGATGAGTTCCTTTATGGAGAATTTCCCAAGAACTTCTATTGGAGTGTGGCCACAGCAGCATATCAG ATTGAAGGAGCTTGGAGAGCAGATGGAAAAGGCCTCAGCATTTGGGACCAGTTTGCTCACACGCCTTTGAAAATTGACAATGATGAAAATGGAGATACAGCTTGTGACAGCTACCACAAAATAGAGGCCGACTTGACTGCTCTGAAGGACATCAAGGTGACCCATTATCGTTTTTCAATCTCCTGGTCTCGCATTCTTCCAGATGGGACCACCAAGCATATCAATGAAGCTGGCCTGAAATATTATGAAAGACTTGTGGATGCCCTTCTTGCAGCCAGTATCCAACCTCAG GTAACCCTGTATCACTGGGATCTTCCTCAGGCCCTCCAAAACATTGGAGGGTGGGAAAATGAGACCATCGTTCAGAAATTTAAAGACTACGCAGACCTCATTTTTCAAAGATTGGGAGACAAGGTGAAATTTTGGATAACTTTAAATGAGCCTTATGTCATTGCCAATCTTGGTCATGGTTATGGAGTGTCCGCGCCAG GCATATCTGGGAGACCAGGCCGCGCCCCTTACATTGTGGGGCACAATTTGATCAAGGCACATGCAGAAGTGTGGCATCTCTACAATGAGACCTATCGTCCCAAACAAGGAGGATTGATCTCACTTTCCATCAGCGTAGAGTGGGCTGAACCAAAGAATCCTTACAAGCAGGAGGATTATGATGCTGCTCAGAGATATATTCAG TTTTTTGCTGGTTGGTTTGCTCATCCTATTTTCAAAACCGGTGATTATAGTGATCTGATGAAAAAGAGGATAAAAGAAAGAAGCCAGGGCAAATCACG GCTCCCTGAATTTACTGAAAGTGAAAAGCAAAGAATTAAAGGCACATATGACTTTTTTGGCTTGAATCATTATACCACAATCCTGGCATCCAACTTAAATTTTCCTGCTTTTGTAACATCCTACGATGCTGATAG AGGTGTTGCCTCCATAGTAGACCACAGCTGGCTGGGTTCTGGCTCCTTTTGGTTGAAAGTGACACCATTTGGCTTCAGAAGGCTCTTGAAATGGATCAAAGAAGAATACAACAATCCACCTATTTATGTGACTGAGAATGGGATTTCTGAACGTACAGACACAGGTTTAAATGATACCTGGCGCATACATTATTTAAAGAGTTACATCAATGAAGCGTTAAAAGGCACGTGGTTTTCCTTCCATAAGCAGTTCTCAAATCCAGTTAATCTTTCTACCTTCTATTTTCCTTGA